GAAGTGCAGACGAGGAGTAGGGATCAGGGGGGCTATCAAGCCTACCAGGTCGTTGTTCATGTACGAGGGATACCTCAGGGTCGTTGTACTCACGCTCATTATTGTTGAGACTAGTTTGTTGATCTGGGTGAAGCTGGGATTCTGAATGTGCAGGCGGTCAGAGGCGATTCGGTTCAGGGCGGTGTTGTCCAGCACCACCACACAGTCTGCACACTGCGTCAGGCGTTTCAGGGTGAGGAGGGAGTTATAGGGCTGGACTACAACGTCACTGGAATTAAATTGGTGaggtaggattttttttattaattatctgatattcATTAGCATTAACAGCTTTTACCTGATTTCGTCCTGATTTGGAAAGACACTGTACGTTTCTATCAGTTTTTTGGGAAACCTGTCAGCCAGTGATTCCAGCATGAACGATCCCATTCCGGATCCGGTGCCCCCAGCTATTGAATGGCACAGAACAAATCCCTATCAACAATAACAAATTattatccataaaaaaaaagctctgCTGTTTGGAACCCATTAAAgtcatgaaaattatgaagatTATTCACACCTCCAGACTATCACTGCCATCGGCCTCACGATCGAGAATATCGAATATCTCCTCCTGGAGTTTTTCCCCCTGATGATATCCAGATGCCCAGTTATTCCCTGCACCACCTCCATGCTTCgagagataaatattttctgggTTGtacagctaaaaataattgacaaatCGATTTCATTCATTTCGCCAGTAAGAAAACTTACTGAGtattttgtaaacaaaaaatatgcaATAAAACTCCTGcatttcccaaaaaattcaCTGACAATGATTGAAGTTCAGTGTGTCCAAGAGCTTCAGAAAGTTTTGTCCAGGATGTTCCACAGAATTTTCTCGAGTCTTACCTTGGAATACGGTGAATTCATAATAGTATGAATAACCCGAGGCTCCAGATCGAGCAGTACAGCCCGAGGGATGTAATGCTCATCATCagattgatagaaaaaaacgTCCTTCCTGTCAGTTCCCTCCGTGGCAAAATCCTCGAGTATTCCCTCCGGATTGATGCCATGCTCGGCACAGAGTCGTTTCCAGAACTCAAAGCCAACTACGATTCAATCATTAATCATTGGGTGATAATGTTGTTTGGAAAGACCGGTTAGAGAGTcgttgaaattcaaattgacATGACATAAAGCATTACTCACTCTGATTGCCACATTGGCCGAGCTGCAGAGTTATCATTTCACAGggcattttcaattttctattaatGTCCCAGGGTTGATAATCACTATTATTGATTTGGCGACGTATTTGTTACTATTTTTACTGACTCTTTTTATTGTAATGAGGCTGTACAATCACTGGAAGTTGCCTTCAATGTAATTGTTTTTGTTGAGACTCCTGGCCTTCTGGTGGAGTTACCTCCAACCCCTCGAGACTCTGACGGTAATGTCGATTACCACCCTCTGAAGATATGACATCTTGATGTCTCGCCTCATCGAATTCGATCAGAACTGCTGTCTAGATCCTCGATGA
The window above is part of the Diachasmimorpha longicaudata isolate KC_UGA_2023 chromosome 9, iyDiaLong2, whole genome shotgun sequence genome. Proteins encoded here:
- the LOC135166149 gene encoding tubulin gamma-2 chain, with amino-acid sequence MPCEMITLQLGQCGNQIGFEFWKRLCAEHGINPEGILEDFATEGTDRKDVFFYQSDDEHYIPRAVLLDLEPRVIHTIMNSPYSKLYNPENIYLSKHGGGAGNNWASGYHQGEKLQEEIFDILDREADGSDSLEGFVLCHSIAGGTGSGMGSFMLESLADRFPKKLIETYSVFPNQDEISDVVVQPYNSLLTLKRLTQCADCVVVLDNTALNRIASDRLHIQNPSFTQINKLVSTIMSVSTTTLRYPSYMNNDLVGLIAPLIPTPRLHFLMTGYTPLTTDQEGQSVRKTSVLDVMRRLLQPKNMMVSTALDRNAAHCYISILNIIQGEVDPTQVHKSLQRIRERKLAQFIPWGPASIQVALSRKSPYIQSAHRVSGLMLANHTNISSLFDRALQQYDKLRKREAFLEQFRKEKMFEDNLDELDNSREVVECLVKEYQAATKPDYLTWNPNKVE